In a single window of the Thermofilaceae archaeon genome:
- a CDS encoding bifunctional phosphoglucose/phosphomannose isomerase produces the protein MSIEQLLPRYSNLDRGGMLKRVLTYFADLEDAAQRYKDTRLEREIPDPLHGVIVTGMGGSFIGALFLQDLLYDSWRTPILALREITLPAFADKRHLLVAVSYSGNTEETIRVLVEARRRGIPVVAVTSGGLMAELAEKLSYQLVRLPSGLAPRAAFPYIVTALAAILDALDPSLRLVDSIKRSSLNLAQCGSDMQRHALELADWMLNNYGANRLPIIYAYRPYLSAGYRFKTQINENAKLHAFFSEIPESNHNEIMGWESPSNLFTVVIRAEEPPHMLHRMEFLLDLWSKRGIPYREVTPLGGSRLEKLLSLFFTLDLTSVLLALKRGVDPTPVETISQLKKYLDSRINIRSSLDL, from the coding sequence GTGAGCATCGAGCAGCTTCTCCCGAGATACAGCAACCTGGATAGAGGCGGCATGCTCAAGAGGGTACTCACGTACTTCGCCGACTTGGAGGATGCCGCGCAGAGGTACAAGGACACTAGGCTGGAGCGCGAAATCCCCGACCCTCTCCACGGGGTAATCGTTACTGGAATGGGGGGTTCGTTCATCGGCGCGCTCTTCCTCCAAGACCTGCTCTACGATTCCTGGCGGACCCCAATCCTAGCGCTGAGGGAGATCACCCTCCCGGCGTTCGCAGATAAACGCCACTTGCTGGTAGCGGTCAGCTACTCCGGCAACACGGAAGAGACGATACGCGTCCTCGTAGAAGCCCGCCGGAGGGGTATCCCGGTAGTCGCCGTAACATCCGGCGGGTTGATGGCGGAGCTCGCGGAGAAACTGTCGTACCAGCTCGTTCGATTACCATCAGGCCTAGCTCCGAGAGCCGCATTCCCCTATATTGTGACCGCGTTAGCCGCCATCTTGGACGCTTTGGATCCCTCACTTCGCTTGGTGGATAGCATCAAGAGATCCTCCCTCAACCTAGCTCAATGCGGCAGCGACATGCAGCGCCACGCGTTGGAGCTGGCCGACTGGATGCTCAACAACTACGGCGCTAATCGACTGCCGATAATCTACGCTTACAGACCCTACTTGAGCGCGGGTTACAGGTTTAAGACTCAAATCAACGAGAATGCTAAGCTACACGCGTTCTTCTCCGAGATACCGGAGTCGAACCACAACGAGATCATGGGGTGGGAGTCCCCGTCGAACCTTTTCACCGTAGTCATCAGAGCTGAAGAGCCACCCCACATGCTCCACAGAATGGAGTTCCTGCTCGACCTATGGAGCAAGCGGGGCATACCCTATAGGGAGGTTACGCCCTTAGGGGGTAGCAGGCTCGAGAAGCTCCTCTCACTCTTCTTCACTCTGGATCTAACTTCTGTGCTCTTAGCTCTGAAAAGAGGTGTCGATCCAACCCCTGTGGAAACGATCTCGCAGCTCAAAAAGTACCTGGACTCCCGCA
- the hisS gene encoding histidine--tRNA ligase: MPYERPRGTRDYLPEECRVRRKVMERLRSVFESYGYGEVVTPAFEHLELLSAKAGEEVVDQIYSFSDKAGRKLGLRFELTTPIARIVAERADLWKPVRFYYIQPVWRYEEPQRGRLREFWQAGVELIGLPGVMGDSEVVAVMVNALRKAGLTKFTVHVNDRRLIEGLLQWAGLDAERIPTALRVIDKLEKRGVEYVRSELGNMIRDSGRLSRLMEYLTSEDPLSLPIDDLPPAAREGAVSLRELLEELDESYGILSYVKPDLSIVRGLDYYTSLVYETKTPLGGELGSVAGGGRYDDLIKLVGGPPLPATGMAIGVERLIEALEAEGSLDVRKARRGIIIIPVKRELVRAAIRIAERLRDHGLSTIVDLTGRKVSSALESADKQGFRYAIIIGKQEVESGLLTLRDLEKWEERRMPLEQLLNELLSSAEQ, encoded by the coding sequence ATGCCCTACGAGCGCCCTCGCGGAACCAGGGACTACCTTCCGGAGGAGTGTAGGGTGAGAAGGAAAGTGATGGAGAGACTGAGATCGGTTTTCGAGAGCTACGGGTACGGTGAAGTCGTAACTCCGGCATTCGAGCACCTGGAGCTCCTCTCGGCTAAAGCTGGGGAGGAGGTGGTGGATCAGATCTACAGCTTCAGCGATAAAGCTGGCCGTAAGTTGGGCTTGCGATTTGAGCTGACGACCCCGATCGCCAGGATCGTCGCTGAAAGAGCCGACCTGTGGAAACCGGTGAGGTTTTACTACATCCAACCTGTCTGGAGGTACGAAGAACCTCAAAGGGGTAGGCTGAGGGAGTTCTGGCAGGCCGGTGTAGAGCTCATAGGCCTTCCGGGCGTAATGGGCGATTCTGAGGTCGTGGCCGTAATGGTTAACGCACTGAGGAAGGCAGGCCTCACGAAGTTCACAGTTCACGTAAACGATAGACGCTTGATCGAGGGCCTGCTCCAATGGGCTGGCCTCGACGCTGAAAGGATCCCCACCGCTCTCAGGGTTATAGACAAGCTCGAGAAGAGGGGCGTTGAGTACGTAAGGAGCGAGCTGGGCAACATGATCCGCGATAGTGGCCGGCTCAGCAGACTGATGGAGTACCTGACCAGTGAGGACCCCTTGAGCCTGCCCATCGACGATCTACCGCCTGCGGCGAGGGAGGGGGCGGTATCGCTGAGGGAGCTGCTGGAAGAGCTCGACGAGAGCTACGGGATTTTAAGTTACGTTAAACCAGACCTCAGCATCGTCAGGGGGCTTGATTACTACACCAGCCTGGTATACGAAACCAAAACGCCGCTGGGCGGCGAGCTGGGAAGCGTGGCTGGAGGGGGTAGGTACGACGACCTCATCAAGCTGGTTGGCGGTCCCCCGCTTCCCGCGACGGGGATGGCAATAGGGGTGGAGAGGCTGATCGAGGCTCTAGAAGCTGAAGGCTCGCTGGACGTGAGAAAAGCCAGGAGGGGCATTATCATCATACCGGTTAAGCGCGAACTAGTGAGGGCTGCTATCCGCATCGCCGAGAGGCTTAGAGATCACGGCCTAAGTACCATCGTAGATTTGACGGGGAGGAAAGTGTCCTCAGCGTTGGAGAGCGCTGATAAGCAGGGCTTCAGGTACGCCATAATAATCGGCAAGCAAGAAGTGGAGAGCGGGCTACTCACCCTCCGCGACTTGGAGAAGTGGGAGGAGAGGAGGATGCCACTAGAGCAACTGCTTAACGAGCTGCTGAGCTCAGCCGAGCAGTAG
- a CDS encoding radical SAM protein, with amino-acid sequence MKSFNARRITRVGDEFPLVGHIAFGIIDRGTNLLQIRPTSLCPLSCIFCSVDAGPGSKHRATEYVLDVEPLLSWLDRVVAEKGVSKIHAYIDAAGDPLMHPQIVELVAQLREKPYVETIAMETHGALLTERLADKLDEAGLDRLNLSLDALDPQLAKFLSGTEWFDVSRVIKVAEYIASSLRMDLLIAPVWVPGINDTQIPRIIEWALRIGAGKRWPPLGIQKYEAHKFGRKPKGVKPMSWRDFYAALSKWEEEYGVKLILRPQDFGIAKARPLPLRFRRLERVRVTVVGSGWLRNQWLGVARDRIITLVGVKGDPPVGRRVTATVLRAKHNIYVARVS; translated from the coding sequence ATGAAGAGTTTTAACGCTCGCCGAATCACTCGTGTCGGTGACGAATTTCCGCTGGTAGGTCACATAGCGTTCGGGATCATAGATAGGGGGACAAACCTCCTCCAGATTCGCCCAACAAGCCTTTGCCCTCTCTCGTGCATATTCTGCTCCGTCGACGCGGGACCCGGATCCAAGCACAGAGCCACAGAGTACGTTCTGGATGTGGAACCATTGCTCAGCTGGCTCGATCGGGTGGTGGCTGAGAAGGGCGTCAGCAAGATCCACGCGTACATCGACGCAGCCGGCGACCCTCTCATGCATCCGCAGATAGTTGAGCTCGTAGCCCAGCTGCGGGAAAAGCCATACGTGGAGACAATCGCGATGGAGACTCACGGAGCGCTACTAACGGAGCGGCTCGCGGATAAGCTGGACGAGGCCGGCCTGGACCGGCTCAACCTCTCACTCGACGCTCTGGACCCTCAGCTCGCGAAGTTCCTCAGCGGTACCGAATGGTTCGACGTCAGCAGAGTAATCAAAGTGGCCGAGTACATAGCTTCCTCGCTGAGGATGGATCTGCTGATCGCACCCGTCTGGGTCCCCGGCATCAACGACACTCAAATCCCACGCATCATAGAGTGGGCCCTCCGAATCGGGGCTGGCAAGCGCTGGCCTCCTCTCGGCATACAGAAGTACGAGGCGCACAAGTTCGGCCGTAAGCCGAAAGGTGTGAAGCCGATGAGCTGGCGCGACTTCTACGCTGCACTCAGCAAGTGGGAGGAGGAGTATGGAGTGAAGCTCATCTTAAGGCCCCAGGATTTCGGCATAGCGAAAGCGAGGCCTTTACCGCTCCGGTTCAGGAGGCTGGAAAGGGTTAGAGTCACGGTGGTGGGATCGGGCTGGCTTAGGAATCAGTGGCTAGGGGTTGCGCGTGATAGGATAATTACGTTAGTGGGGGTGAAGGGGGACCCCCCTGTTGGTCGAAGAGTAACTGCTACAGTGTTGAGAGCTAAGCACAACATTTACGTAGCTCGCGTTTCATAG
- the trpS gene encoding tryptophan--tRNA ligase: MSEEERIVLDPWGTSHVKDYDRLMQEFGIEPLTDELVKRLPFQHRLIRRRVIFGHRDLGLILKAIEEGESYAVMTGIKPSGDYHLGAKLTSEEFIYFQSLSPKAFGFFAIADLEAYADNRIPLEESHRIALSNLMDLLALGLDPRRVYVYKQSAEMPVLRLAFIFSRAVTYNMMEAIYGPKPFGLYFSALVQAGDILNPQLPQHGGPKPTIVPVGADQDPHIRLTRDLASKFREEFGFILPSATYHRLLRDLTGQEKMSKRNPMGILYLNEQLSSAKVKVMQAFTGGRATAEEQRRLGGEPEKCVVFVELLLAHFLEDDKRLEEWYWECRTGQILCGECKSRAWTIIEQWLRNHQEKRNKMRDLAERLLEEKTLSQQW; the protein is encoded by the coding sequence ATGTCTGAAGAGGAGAGGATAGTCCTCGACCCCTGGGGTACATCGCACGTAAAGGATTACGATAGGCTAATGCAAGAATTCGGTATAGAGCCGCTTACAGACGAGCTTGTAAAGCGGTTGCCTTTCCAGCACAGGTTGATCAGGAGGCGCGTGATCTTCGGACACAGAGATCTTGGCTTGATACTGAAGGCGATCGAGGAGGGGGAAAGCTACGCGGTAATGACGGGGATTAAACCTAGCGGTGACTACCATTTGGGGGCTAAGCTGACATCCGAGGAGTTCATTTACTTCCAGTCGCTATCGCCGAAAGCATTCGGCTTCTTTGCGATCGCGGATCTAGAAGCGTACGCTGACAACAGAATCCCGCTGGAGGAGAGCCACCGAATCGCGTTAAGCAACTTAATGGATCTGCTAGCCTTGGGTCTCGACCCCAGGAGGGTGTACGTTTACAAACAATCAGCCGAAATGCCCGTTCTGCGCTTGGCGTTCATCTTTTCGCGCGCTGTCACGTACAACATGATGGAAGCCATTTACGGCCCTAAGCCCTTCGGTTTGTACTTTTCAGCATTGGTGCAGGCGGGCGATATACTCAATCCTCAGCTGCCCCAGCACGGTGGGCCGAAACCAACGATAGTCCCCGTTGGTGCCGACCAGGATCCTCACATCAGGTTAACGCGAGACCTAGCCAGCAAGTTCAGGGAGGAATTCGGGTTCATTCTACCCTCAGCGACGTACCATCGTTTGCTCAGGGACTTGACGGGCCAAGAGAAGATGTCTAAGAGGAACCCCATGGGCATCCTCTACCTAAACGAGCAGCTCAGCTCAGCTAAAGTGAAGGTCATGCAGGCTTTTACGGGCGGACGAGCCACCGCCGAAGAACAGAGAAGGTTGGGCGGTGAGCCTGAAAAGTGCGTCGTTTTTGTGGAGCTCCTCCTCGCTCACTTCCTCGAAGACGATAAACGGCTTGAGGAATGGTACTGGGAGTGCAGAACTGGTCAGATACTCTGCGGGGAGTGTAAGTCCAGAGCCTGGACGATCATCGAACAATGGTTGCGAAACCACCAGGAGAAAAGAAATAAAATGCGAGATTTGGCAGAAAGACTGCTAGAGGAGAAAACGTTGAGCCAGCAGTGGTGA
- a CDS encoding AbrB/MazE/SpoVT family DNA-binding domain-containing protein encodes MGYEVETGRSPLPYESKVYINNQVLIPASIVKALNLRDVKRARITLEHMGSEVIVEVKLLRTRHTDSRQFTIPKSARDRYGISPGSMVKIKSIEPLD; translated from the coding sequence ATGGGGTACGAGGTTGAAACGGGAAGATCCCCCCTTCCCTATGAGTCAAAAGTCTACATAAACAATCAGGTTTTAATACCGGCATCGATCGTGAAGGCCCTCAACCTACGTGACGTAAAGAGGGCGCGCATAACCCTGGAACACATGGGGTCAGAGGTTATCGTTGAAGTGAAGCTGTTGAGGACTCGTCACACCGACTCGCGCCAGTTCACTATACCTAAGAGCGCTAGAGACAGGTACGGAATATCACCTGGCTCAATGGTAAAGATAAAAAGCATCGAACCCTTAGATTGA
- a CDS encoding site-2 protease family protein has protein sequence MDATLAALSVCVAVYLIMLVRGYLGDRRVSLYGPVVMLKCQKCVDLIKRLACTRMRNIAFVAVASWVVAMIAGMALLAMSTLASFEIPPERAPSPATLIGLPGLNPLIPITYGAVGLIVAVAVHELAHGLALAANRLSIKSAGLVFLGLPLGAFVEPGDDFQSAEDIVKVKVYSSGPFANLVVAALALFLLTQLLAGVGPVVEGIGVTGIYPGSPAERAGLKPGDVITWVDGKRVTDLDSFFSAMEGKKAGDAVTITLGDNRSLTITLADRFDFTKRSEDKGRGFIGIELVDVGGLKDALPLISGNPLEVAWKLLSIPLAFQRLLLLSHFYNQPPGGWDTTYVLLWISWMNAAIGLTNVLPVVPLDGGSALVSTIKLMLHRSSAQRREFIVKTLTAVVSAVTAAMIVAPIIVPRLRLLIP, from the coding sequence GTGGACGCCACGTTAGCAGCACTCTCAGTCTGTGTAGCCGTCTACTTGATCATGCTAGTTAGAGGGTACCTGGGCGATCGGAGGGTATCACTCTATGGGCCAGTAGTGATGCTGAAGTGCCAGAAATGCGTTGATCTCATCAAGCGTCTAGCGTGTACAAGGATGCGCAACATAGCGTTTGTTGCCGTGGCTTCGTGGGTCGTAGCCATGATTGCGGGGATGGCGCTGCTGGCGATGAGCACGCTGGCGTCCTTTGAAATCCCTCCCGAGCGGGCGCCGAGCCCAGCGACGCTCATTGGGCTCCCAGGGTTGAACCCCCTGATCCCGATCACTTATGGTGCTGTGGGATTGATTGTTGCGGTAGCCGTGCACGAACTGGCGCACGGTCTCGCTCTGGCGGCCAATAGGCTCTCCATCAAGTCCGCGGGGCTCGTTTTTCTAGGCCTCCCTCTCGGTGCCTTCGTGGAACCGGGGGACGATTTCCAGAGCGCGGAGGATATCGTGAAGGTCAAAGTGTATAGCAGCGGGCCTTTCGCGAACCTAGTGGTTGCAGCACTCGCACTCTTCCTGCTCACGCAGCTCCTCGCAGGAGTGGGGCCCGTTGTTGAAGGTATTGGAGTGACGGGAATATACCCTGGCTCACCCGCCGAGAGAGCCGGGCTAAAGCCAGGAGACGTTATAACGTGGGTAGATGGTAAGCGTGTTACAGATCTCGATAGCTTCTTTTCGGCCATGGAGGGGAAGAAGGCTGGAGATGCAGTTACCATAACGCTTGGTGATAACCGCAGTTTGACGATCACGCTAGCCGATAGATTCGATTTCACTAAACGTTCCGAGGATAAGGGTAGGGGTTTCATCGGTATTGAGCTGGTAGACGTTGGCGGATTGAAGGACGCTCTTCCCCTGATATCGGGTAATCCGCTCGAAGTCGCATGGAAGCTGCTGTCAATACCGCTCGCCTTCCAGCGTCTGCTTCTATTATCGCACTTCTACAATCAACCCCCTGGCGGATGGGATACAACCTATGTGCTACTTTGGATCTCCTGGATGAACGCAGCCATAGGTTTAACGAATGTTCTGCCAGTAGTACCGCTCGACGGGGGGTCAGCGTTAGTATCGACAATAAAGCTTATGCTTCACAGATCCTCAGCCCAGCGCCGCGAGTTCATCGTAAAGACACTTACAGCAGTAGTTTCAGCGGTCACCGCGGCCATGATAGTCGCTCCGATCATCGTGCCCCGCTTACGCTTGCTTATCCCATAA
- a CDS encoding metallophosphoesterase — MVRVGIISDTHDNLSAVDKALSEFESRNVKVLIHAGDIIAPFTLRRILARGFDFRGVFGNNDGEVVLLSRVAQDRGAILTPQPLLINIEGLSFLIMHGLQDLQETKNVVTRLANTGSFDVVVYGHTHEIDVRMVGRTLVVNPGEACGYLTGRKTIAVLDTESRSVEIVEI; from the coding sequence GTGGTTAGGGTAGGTATTATTTCCGACACGCACGACAATCTTTCAGCTGTAGATAAGGCACTTAGCGAATTTGAAAGTCGCAATGTAAAGGTTCTGATCCATGCTGGTGACATCATAGCACCGTTCACTTTAAGGAGAATCCTTGCGCGAGGTTTCGATTTTAGAGGGGTTTTCGGGAACAATGACGGGGAGGTGGTACTCCTGTCAAGGGTAGCGCAGGATCGGGGTGCTATTCTCACACCGCAACCCCTCCTCATTAACATTGAAGGGTTGAGCTTCCTGATCATGCACGGTCTACAGGATCTTCAGGAGACCAAGAACGTTGTTACACGGCTCGCCAACACCGGATCGTTCGATGTGGTGGTCTACGGCCACACTCACGAAATCGATGTGAGAATGGTGGGTAGAACCCTAGTGGTAAACCCCGGCGAAGCCTGCGGCTACCTGACTGGGAGGAAGACGATAGCAGTCCTCGATACAGAGAGTAGGAGTGTCGAGATCGTAGAGATTTAA
- a CDS encoding GTPase, producing the protein MLDGLEPAPSSWEELFEAAKRRASRAASRRGRDRLASIKGIELSRIRAASEYVSRKLLRVALGMPFLDSLHPFYRELLLTMIDENTYKVCLSRIRSVARLVRRIAAEAAREVRASSEEREARKARKAFFGRLQSLLESLDECFRLIREWQGEITKLPSIDPTLPSIVIAGAPNVGKSSLLRAISRAKPEVKPYPFTTTNVIVGHLELANTRVQAIDTPGLLDRPLSEKGPIERRAVSALKHLRGVTVFLFDPTLSCGFPLDFQMRVYNEVEELLGRGSLILVANKVDITTPEQASQLVRMLGDKAKNLIFISALTGIGLDYLLERVETELLEVIKM; encoded by the coding sequence ATGCTGGATGGGCTGGAGCCCGCACCGAGCAGTTGGGAGGAGCTATTCGAGGCTGCGAAGCGTAGAGCATCTAGGGCTGCATCAAGGAGGGGGCGCGATCGATTAGCGTCGATAAAGGGGATAGAGCTATCGAGGATCAGAGCAGCATCGGAGTATGTTAGTCGAAAGCTGCTGAGGGTGGCGCTAGGCATGCCTTTCCTCGACTCGCTTCACCCCTTTTACCGCGAGCTGCTGCTGACGATGATCGATGAGAACACCTACAAGGTTTGCCTTTCGCGTATACGATCCGTCGCAAGACTGGTGCGGAGAATAGCCGCAGAGGCCGCGCGAGAAGTAAGGGCGAGCTCTGAGGAGAGAGAGGCGCGTAAGGCTCGAAAAGCGTTTTTCGGTAGGCTGCAATCTCTCCTCGAAAGCTTGGACGAGTGCTTCAGGCTGATTAGGGAGTGGCAGGGGGAAATTACCAAGCTGCCGTCCATCGACCCTACTTTACCGTCCATCGTTATAGCCGGAGCACCAAACGTTGGGAAATCCTCTCTCCTCAGAGCGATCTCGAGAGCGAAACCCGAGGTTAAGCCTTACCCGTTCACGACGACGAACGTGATCGTCGGTCACCTGGAGCTTGCCAATACGCGCGTCCAAGCTATCGACACTCCGGGCCTGCTCGACCGACCGCTCTCGGAGAAGGGGCCCATAGAGCGGCGCGCGGTTTCTGCGCTGAAGCACTTGAGGGGGGTGACGGTTTTCCTGTTCGATCCTACTCTCAGCTGCGGCTTTCCGCTTGATTTTCAGATGAGGGTTTACAACGAGGTCGAGGAGCTCCTTGGCAGAGGATCACTGATCCTAGTGGCCAACAAGGTCGACATAACCACTCCCGAGCAAGCCTCCCAGCTGGTCAGAATGCTGGGCGACAAGGCGAAGAACTTGATTTTTATCTCGGCGTTAACGGGGATTGGGCTAGACTACCTACTCGAGCGTGTTGAAACCGAATTGCTAGAGGTAATCAAGATGTGA
- the psmB gene encoding archaeal proteasome endopeptidase complex subunit beta has product MAEYYPGATALGIKTPEGVVLAADKRVTYGFTLMSKTGKKVFRVLDRIGIASAGFIADMQTLARVLEAEMRLFELESGLKPRVYNAARLLSLILHSSSRYAPYIVETIVGGIDEEGPHIYVLDPLGAAIEDDYAAVGTGAQLAISIVESEYRKDLRLSEARALALKAVKSAFSRDAVSGDGVDLLIISNDGVKEEFVPV; this is encoded by the coding sequence GTGGCCGAGTACTACCCAGGCGCCACAGCTCTGGGGATAAAGACTCCGGAAGGGGTTGTTCTAGCAGCGGATAAGCGCGTGACTTACGGTTTTACGCTTATGAGCAAGACTGGGAAGAAGGTATTCAGAGTGCTCGACAGGATAGGGATAGCCAGCGCAGGCTTCATCGCCGACATGCAGACCCTCGCTAGAGTGCTCGAGGCCGAGATGAGGCTGTTCGAGCTGGAGAGCGGGCTCAAACCTCGCGTGTACAACGCAGCCAGGCTACTCTCCCTGATACTGCACAGTAGCAGCCGATATGCCCCCTACATAGTCGAAACAATAGTGGGGGGTATAGACGAGGAAGGGCCGCACATATACGTGCTTGACCCCCTGGGGGCCGCCATAGAGGACGATTACGCGGCCGTAGGAACGGGGGCGCAGCTCGCCATAAGCATCGTGGAGAGCGAGTATAGGAAGGATCTTCGGTTAAGCGAGGCTAGGGCGCTCGCACTAAAGGCAGTGAAATCGGCTTTCAGCCGTGACGCTGTGAGCGGGGATGGAGTGGACCTCCTCATAATAAGCAACGACGGCGTAAAGGAGGAATTCGTACCCGTTTAG
- a CDS encoding tyrosine--tRNA ligase → MVDAETVLKFVMREPTEEVLTPERLVKYLEEAAELRHYIGFEISGFVHLGTGIISMQKVADFQRAGIKTTVFLADYHSWINRKLGGDLSTIRKVAGGYFKEALKVSLKIVGGDPDRVDFILGSEFYEKLGVEYLTNVIKVSMETTLSRVRRSVTIMGRRMSESLSFAQLLYVPMQVADIFSLKVNLAHGGMDQRKAHVIAIECGERVGGYTPVAVHHHLLTGMNIDEAARSAILKARASGSRDELEEAILEAKMSKSKPQSAIFIHDSPEEILQKVKAAYCPPRETELNPILEIAKFILFRDRKEEFEIINRKTGTKTSFTTYDELAKAYTEGRVHPLDLKLAVAEELARMLEPAFKYFREGPGARYLEDLREISITR, encoded by the coding sequence GTGGTGGATGCGGAAACTGTACTAAAATTCGTGATGAGGGAGCCCACAGAGGAGGTGCTAACGCCTGAGCGATTAGTTAAGTACCTTGAGGAGGCCGCAGAACTGCGCCACTACATAGGCTTCGAGATCTCCGGTTTCGTCCACCTAGGTACGGGGATTATCAGTATGCAAAAGGTCGCCGATTTTCAGCGGGCTGGCATCAAAACCACTGTGTTTCTAGCGGACTACCATTCCTGGATAAATAGGAAGCTGGGAGGTGATCTATCGACCATCAGGAAGGTGGCGGGAGGCTACTTTAAGGAGGCACTAAAGGTATCGCTCAAGATTGTCGGTGGAGACCCGGACCGCGTGGACTTCATCCTCGGTTCAGAATTCTACGAGAAGCTGGGAGTAGAGTACCTGACTAACGTGATTAAGGTTTCAATGGAGACGACACTCTCCCGCGTGCGCCGATCAGTGACAATCATGGGTAGGCGTATGAGCGAATCCCTCAGTTTCGCTCAGCTACTGTACGTGCCTATGCAGGTTGCCGACATCTTCAGCCTGAAGGTGAACCTGGCTCACGGCGGAATGGACCAGAGGAAAGCCCACGTGATAGCTATCGAGTGCGGAGAGAGGGTGGGCGGCTACACCCCAGTTGCCGTGCACCACCACTTGCTGACCGGTATGAACATAGATGAAGCAGCACGCTCAGCCATCCTGAAGGCTAGAGCCTCCGGCTCCCGCGACGAGCTTGAGGAGGCAATCCTCGAAGCAAAGATGTCAAAGTCCAAGCCTCAAAGCGCGATCTTCATCCACGACAGCCCAGAGGAGATACTGCAGAAAGTGAAGGCCGCCTACTGCCCACCGAGAGAAACCGAGCTTAACCCAATCCTCGAGATCGCGAAGTTCATCCTCTTCCGGGACAGGAAAGAGGAGTTTGAGATTATTAACCGAAAAACCGGCACGAAGACCTCCTTCACCACCTACGATGAGCTGGCTAAAGCGTACACCGAAGGGCGTGTACACCCACTAGACCTCAAGCTGGCTGTAGCTGAAGAACTAGCTCGGATGTTGGAGCCAGCGTTCAAGTACTTCAGGGAGGGCCCTGGTGCAAGGTACCTGGAGGATCTGCGCGAAATATCTATCACCAGGTAG
- a CDS encoding A24 family peptidase: protein MIHGPLQAARAAVTLAILGYAAYSDIKSREVDDAVWLILVIASAALIFPELATFDRSQLILYFISVYVAFALGLALPTLGLMGDADFLAIACLGLATPPDWRAPLSSIPSLSIFINALLASCLYPLALFARNLLLVMRGIELFEGVEISTAGKLLALFTMTKVPTRIYLSRRYAYTLTEIAEDGRRKIVFRARISEAPQQPQGEWVWVSPYIPFVAMLTVGYAIHTFYGCILELLFAP, encoded by the coding sequence GTGATCCATGGCCCTCTTCAGGCAGCGAGAGCGGCGGTGACGCTGGCGATCCTCGGTTACGCGGCATACTCTGACATTAAGAGCAGAGAGGTTGACGATGCCGTATGGTTGATCCTCGTAATCGCTTCAGCAGCATTAATCTTCCCGGAGCTGGCAACCTTTGATAGGAGTCAGTTAATCCTATACTTCATCTCAGTGTACGTAGCGTTCGCGCTAGGCTTAGCCTTACCGACCCTCGGGTTAATGGGGGATGCAGATTTCCTAGCGATTGCGTGCTTAGGCCTTGCGACACCTCCTGATTGGCGCGCGCCACTCTCATCGATACCTTCCCTCTCCATATTCATTAATGCTCTGCTCGCTTCCTGCTTGTACCCCCTTGCACTGTTCGCCAGAAACCTGCTGCTCGTGATGAGGGGTATCGAGTTGTTCGAGGGGGTGGAGATAAGCACTGCAGGGAAGCTCCTCGCGTTGTTCACAATGACGAAAGTCCCAACGAGAATATACTTGAGCAGGAGGTATGCGTACACTTTGACGGAGATCGCGGAGGACGGTAGGAGGAAGATAGTCTTCCGAGCGAGGATAAGTGAAGCCCCCCAACAGCCGCAGGGCGAGTGGGTTTGGGTTTCGCCCTACATACCCTTCGTTGCCATGCTAACGGTGGGTTACGCCATCCACACCTTTTACGGCTGCATCCTAGAGCTGCTATTTGCGCCATAA